A genomic window from Elaeis guineensis isolate ETL-2024a chromosome 3, EG11, whole genome shotgun sequence includes:
- the LOC105035799 gene encoding 14-3-3-like protein 16R translates to MAGAREKNMYMAKLAEKANRYDEMVEFLEKVAAAAAAEGKELTLEERDLLLVAYRTIVNDRRKSRQIVSSTEQEESRGNEDYAADIRDLRAKIEDDLTSRCAGILRLLDASLIPSASAAHSKVFYNKMKGDFHRYLAEFKTGSEREDAAKSALAAYNSAQDIAMAELAWSHPIRLNLCLAFSVFYYRILDSPGQACTLAKQALDGATPEHKESGRLLRRIRHNLASWTPDTEPESADDSDDSDDSHVIAKEAPKHEDEQR, encoded by the exons ATGGCGGGAGCGAGGGAGAAGAACATGTACATGGCGAAGCTCGCCGAGAAGGCGAATCGGTACGACGAGATGGTGGAGTTCTTGGAGaaggtggcggcggcggcggcggcggaggggaAGGAGCTTACCCTGGAGGAGCGCGACCTCCTCTTGGTGGCCTACAGGACGATCGTCAACGACCGCCGGAAGTCCCGGCAGATTGTGTCGTCGACCGAGCAGGAGGAGAGCCGCGGCAACGAGGACTACGCCGCGGACATCCGCGACTTGCGTGCCAAGATCGAGGACGACCTCACTAGCAGATGCGCCGGGATTCTCAGGCTGCTGGACGCAAGCCTCATTCCTTCCGCTTCCGCCGCCCACTCCAAGGTATTCTACAACAAGATGAAGGGCGACTTCCACCGCTATCTCGCAGAGTTCAAGACCGGCTCCGAAAGGGAGGACGCTGCGAAGAGTGCTCTCGCCGCCTACAACTCTGCACAG GATATTGCGATGGCGGAGCTGGCATGGTCGCACCCGATCCGGTTGAATTTGTGCCTTGCCTTCTCGGTGTTTTACTACAGGATCTTGGACTCCCCGGGCCAGGCATGCACTCTCGCGAAACAG GCATTGGATGGAGCAACTCCAGAGCATAAGGAATCGGGCAGGCTCCTGCGGCGCATCCGACATAATCTTGCGTCGTGGACTCCAGACACGGAG CCTGAGAGTGCGGATGACTCGGATGACTCAGATGACTCTCACGTGATAGCTAAAGAAGCACCCAAGCATGAGGATGAACAGCGGTAG